CGTGCCCGCAGAAATCGACGTCGAGCAGCCGGTCCGCCCTTTTGCTCTGAAAACGGGCAGTATTTACCCGAGTCATGCTCATGAAGCAAGCCCAGTCTTACCGCTCACGTCCGACCTTCGGGTCGTTCCGGCCGTCTCCGGCGGCCGCCGCGTGGCCGGGGAGGGCGCGCGCCGAGGTCTACGCTCCCGGGAACCCCATCCTGGCCGTCGTCGGCTTCCTGTTCTCGGCCGCCTGGTGGGTCGTCACGCTCCCCTTCCGCCTGGTCTTCGGCATGTTCTCGCTGCTGGGCCGGATGACGGGCGTGGCCGTCGGCTTCACGTTGATGGTCTTCGGCATGGCGCTGGGGGCGGGCCCCTTCTTCCTGGTCGGGATCCCGATCTTCCTCGTCGGCCTGCTGCTGACGCTACGGTGCCTTGGGTAAGATGGGACGTCTAGGTCCCGGACGGCCCGACGCCTCCTCTCCACCGTCATGAACGCCACGACGATCTATCTGGATCACAACGCGACCACGGCCCTCGACCCCCGGGTGCTGGAGGCGATGGGGCCGTATTTCCTGGTCGCCGGCAACGCCGAGAGCCGGCACTCGGCCGGGAGGCGGGCACGCCGCGCCTTCGAGGAGGCGACGGAGGTCGTCGCCGAGATCCTCGGCGCGCGGCCGGACGAGGTTGTCTTCACCTCGGGCGGGACCGAGTCGAACAACCTGGCCGTCTTCGGGCTGGCGGTCGACGGCGCGACGCCGCCGGGGCGGATCGCCACCACGCCGATCGAGCATCCGGCGGTCAACGAGTTCGTCGCGCACCTGGAGGCCCGGGGATTCGTCGCCGACCTCGCGCCGGTGGACTCCGAGGGGACCGTCGACGTCGACCGCATGGCGGCCCTGTTCTACGAGCGGACCCGGCTGGCGACCCTGATGCTCGCCAACAACGAGACCGGAACGATCCAGCCCGTCGCCAAGCTGGCCGACCTCGCCGCCGCGCGGGGGATCCCGGTCCACACCGACGCCGTGCAGGCCGTGGGCCGGATCCCGGTCGATTTCGCCGCCCTGGGCGTGGCGACGCTCGCCGCCAGCGGCCACAAGTTCCACGGCCCGGCCGGCTCGGGGGTGCTTTTGGTGCGCCGGGGCGTTCGCCTCACGCCTCGGCTGTACGGCGGCGGCCAGCAGCAGGGGAGGCGGCCGGGGACGATCGCGGTCCCCCTGGCCGTGGGCTTCGCGACCGCGCTCGACCTCTGGCGCCGCGAATACCAGTCTCGAACGGCGACCTGGCGACGCCTGACCCAGCGCCTGATCGACGGCCTCCACCGCGCGATCGGCCCCGACCGCATCCTCCCCAACGGCCCGGCCGACCCGTCGCGGCGGCTGCCGCAGACGGTCAACCTGGGCTTCCTCGGCGTCGACGGCGACGCGCTGTTGATGCAGCTCGACCTGGCCGGCCTGGCCGTCTCGCTGGGCTCCGCTTGCGCCAGCGGCTCGACGCAGCCCTCGCCGACGCTCGTCGCCATGGGCGTTCCCACCGACTGCCTGCGCTCCTCCGTCCGCTTCAGCCTCGGCGCCTTCACCACCGAAGCCGAGATCGACCAGGCCGTCGTTCACGTCGCCGCCGCGGTGAAGTGGCTGACGCGCTGAGGATCGGTTCCTGACGTCCGGGCGAGAAGGACGCTCGTCGTCAGATTCCTACGCTCGGCCGTGCTCCCGCGGCGAGGGCCCGGGCGAGGTCCTTGAAGGTCCGAAGGTCGCCGAGTTCGTACGTGGATCGATGACACTCCAGGACGGCTGTCAGGGCGATGATGGCGAGCAGGGTCATCGTCCCGAGGACGGCTGTGAGCGGCCCGAAGAAGGGAAATGGGGAGTGCAGGAGGCCGAGGAAACTGACGCCCGCGGCGACCATGAAGCCGATCACGCAGGCCGCCAGGGGCTTCTCCAGCGGTGGGTGATCCACGCGCAGCGTCGGCAACGTCCCCGGGGCGAGGGAGTCGATCGACCGCCAGAAGCGAGTGAGGAGGACGCCCCCGCGGAGGAAGGGTTCCAACGGCGAATCCGGGGTGATCGCATCGGCGTCGAAGCCGGCCTCGCGGAGGGCGGATCGGACGATCGCGAACGCGCCGGCGGCCGGGCAGGGGGGGACGCCGAGGAAGCCGATCGGCTCGATCTCAGGCCGCGTCGCGCCCGAGGCGGCGATGAACGCGCTTAGACCGCCCAGGGTCCGCTTCCGCGCCGGTTTCAGGACGGCCTTCCATTCGGCCCGCGACCGTCCGAGCTTCCAGTAGGCGTCGAGCCCCCGGGCCAGCCCTCGCCAGTCGGTCAGCTCGTCGGCCTCGCGCCATTGGGCGATGGTCGTCTCGGCCGTCAGGTCAGTGTGAGGATCAGCCTCGTAGATCCCGGCGAGGTGGCGGTGCTGGTCCTGGATCGTCGCCAGGACGTATTCGGCGGTCGCCGGGATCTGGGTCGGCGGGCGTTCGCGGAGCATGGGCGCGCCTCGGTGTCAGTAGCCCGGGTTGTTCTTGCGGTCGGGGTACTCCAGGATGACGAGCTTGTGCTGCACTTCGTCGTAGCCGTACTCCTGGTAGTGGGGGAGCTT
The DNA window shown above is from Paludisphaera mucosa and carries:
- a CDS encoding cysteine desulfurase family protein, coding for MNATTIYLDHNATTALDPRVLEAMGPYFLVAGNAESRHSAGRRARRAFEEATEVVAEILGARPDEVVFTSGGTESNNLAVFGLAVDGATPPGRIATTPIEHPAVNEFVAHLEARGFVADLAPVDSEGTVDVDRMAALFYERTRLATLMLANNETGTIQPVAKLADLAAARGIPVHTDAVQAVGRIPVDFAALGVATLAASGHKFHGPAGSGVLLVRRGVRLTPRLYGGGQQQGRRPGTIAVPLAVGFATALDLWRREYQSRTATWRRLTQRLIDGLHRAIGPDRILPNGPADPSRRLPQTVNLGFLGVDGDALLMQLDLAGLAVSLGSACASGSTQPSPTLVAMGVPTDCLRSSVRFSLGAFTTEAEIDQAVVHVAAAVKWLTR